The Bacteroidota bacterium sequence CTTTGGGAAATACAAAGTGGAGCATGGAAATACAAAACCTACTGGCCCGATTTGATATATCGTACAGGGAAAACTCAAGATTACTCCGTTGCTGCACGAGGAGGTTCTGATAAAACTCAATATTCTGTATCTCTTGGCTATATGAATTCTGATGGTATTGTAATTGGCAATAATTATGAAAAGTACACAGGGAGTTTCAAGTTAAATCAAAATTTACGTAAAAACCTGTCGGTTGGCGTCGATGCAAAGTTGGCGGTTACAAACAACAAGCATTCAGGTGCAGCTGGTAGTGAAGGCCGTTCCCCTGTTTTCCCAGCTGTCGATTCTTTAGGAAATTATGTTAGCGTAGGTTTGCAAGATTATTATAATCCGCTTGCTAATGTTGCAAAAATTCTGAATAAATCAAATTCTTTCGATATTATCGCAACGGGTTATGCCGACTGGCAAATTATAGATGGCTTAACACTTCATTCAAACTTAAGTCTTAAATCTGGCAGATCTAAATCCGATTATTACGAACCTACAGATTATGGGACAACAGGAGTGCTCTTTAGTGGTTATGCCAGTCAGAATTTATACAATGATATGAATATCGTAAACGATAATTACTTAACCTATAAAAAAACTTATGCAGAAAAACATAATTTGAATTTCACTTTAGGAACATCTTATGAATATTATATTCAGAACAATGAAAAACTTGAAGGCGAAGGATTTCCCAATGATGCTTTAACAGATGAAAATTTTGCGGCAGCAACTACCAAGGTAATAAATAATGGTGTGACCCCTCAATTTACGTCTGTTTTAAATTCATATTTTGGTCGTGCTATATATAACTATGCCGATAAGTATTTGGTGACATTAACGTTAAGGGCTGATGGTTCTTCGAAGTTTGGTCCTAACAACAAATGGGGATATTTCCCATCCGGAGCTGTAGCATGGAATGTTGACAAGGAATCTTTTTTCCCGAAAACTCGTGTTATTTCTGGGCTTAAAATCAGGGCCAGTTATGGTGTAACAGGGAATCAGAATATTCCAGCTTATTCCACCATGGATCAATTGGGAACTGGTTCCTATTGGAACGGCACTTCATGGGTAAGTGGATATGGGCCAGGACTTCTGGACTATGGCGATGCTCAATCAAGAAAATATTATAAAGGATTCGCCAACAAGGATTTAAAATGGGAATCCACCAGAATGTACAACTTGGGTACAGATTTTAGCCTTATGGATGAGAGAATTCATGTTACTGCTGATTATTATGACAAAAAGACTTCGGACTTGTTGTACAAGGTTTCAATAGCAACATCAACCGGATACGATACTCAATGGCAGAATGTAGCATCAACTTCTAATAAAGGATATGAATTTGCTTTAGATGCAAACATCGTCAAAACTCATGATTTCTCCTGGGATTTTGGGTTTAACATTTCACACAACAAAAATAAGGTATTAAAAGTAGCTTCTCATACTACAAGCCCTGTCCACCTGAATACTCCCTATATAGAGGCCTTGCGTGGATATGCAAATTGGGTAATGGTAGGTCAACCAATCGACGAATTTTATGGATATAAAACTACAGGTATTATCCAAACAGAAGACCAGGGTCTGGCAGCAGGACTTAGCGGTGCTATGGCCCAGCCAGGCGAAATTGCATATGTGGGTTACAACCATGGGGATACTGCTAAAACTACACTGGGAAGTCCTGAACCAAAGTTCTTTTTTGGATTGAATTCTACTGTCAGATACAAGGGGTTTGATTTGGAGATCTCTTGCAATGGAAGTTATGGCAATAAAATTGCCAATTTCCAGAGATTTAACCAGGGAAGTAGCAAATACAAGCGCTGGACACCAGATAATCCAAATAATGAATATCCAAGCCTAGTAACTGGACGTGCGGCATACTTTTGTGATTTGTTCATCGAAGATGGGTCATATTTCAAAATACAAAACATTGCGTTGGGATATACTTTTAATCTGAAAAAAGCCACTTGGATTAAAAATTTTAGACTATATGTAAATTGCGATAATATTTGGACATTCACTAAGTTCTCAGGCTACGACCCGGTAACGGGACCTGGTAGTATAGGAGATGCTTACGTAAGCGGTACTGGCGGTTTATATAATGGAGGTTACCCAAGGCCCAGAACTTTCACAAGTGGGATAAATTTCACATTCTAACGTCATAAAATTTACAAATCATGAAATTGATCAATAAAATATTAATTCTATGTTGCATTACATTTTTAGTTAATGCATGTTCACTCAAAGAAGAACCTTATGGGTTTTTAAGCACAGCTAATTTTTACAAAAATGCCAACGATGCTAATGCAGCGATCATTGACTGCTACGCTAATTTGGGAGAAGTTGGCCTGTATAGTCGTATGCTTTTCTATGCTACTTCTTATTCAAGCGGAGAATTTGATACCAAAGGAGATGGCGGATTGGATGCTCATGAGTTGGTGGATTGGTATACAGAACCAACGAATACTACTTTAGATAATATATTTAAATCCTGTTATTTAGGTATTAGCCGTGCGAATGGTGTAATAACAAATGTTCCTTCAATTGCGATGGATACTCTGGCAAGGAACCAAATCGTGGGTGAAGCTTATTTTTTACGTGCACTTCACTATTTTAATCTTGTACGTCTGTTTGGTCAGGTTCCCATGCGCACCGCTGTAGTTGGAAGCTCTTCTGAAATTTGCACCCCGAAGGCTTCTTTATCAGATCTTTATACTCTGATTGAATCAGACTTGTTAAAAGCTGAAAGATTAATGAACAT is a genomic window containing:
- a CDS encoding TonB-dependent receptor codes for the protein MEKSLRTFFMCIIFLLVSVSVTFSQQRIVKGTVKDEKGATLTGVTVLVKGTTVGTQTGLDGEYTIAVPAENSTLVFSFLGYSTQELTANSATIDVIMKERASVLNEVVVIGYGTLKKSDLTGSISQIKASDLNQKPVSSVDNLLIGRSAGVQVLSSNGEPGSSTTIRIRGNNSLTGSNSPLYVVDGVPLGDAGNLIQVNPNDIESLDVLKDASATAIYGSKAANGVIMVTTKKGKINQSVIEVNASVSLAALPKPLDIISDPYLYAQLDNEANDNANAIASKFGTATYTKYYDGANHYGTYYPSLWEIQSGAWKYKTYWPDLIYRTGKTQDYSVAARGGSDKTQYSVSLGYMNSDGIVIGNNYEKYTGSFKLNQNLRKNLSVGVDAKLAVTNNKHSGAAGSEGRSPVFPAVDSLGNYVSVGLQDYYNPLANVAKILNKSNSFDIIATGYADWQIIDGLTLHSNLSLKSGRSKSDYYEPTDYGTTGVLFSGYASQNLYNDMNIVNDNYLTYKKTYAEKHNLNFTLGTSYEYYIQNNEKLEGEGFPNDALTDENFAAATTKVINNGVTPQFTSVLNSYFGRAIYNYADKYLVTLTLRADGSSKFGPNNKWGYFPSGAVAWNVDKESFFPKTRVISGLKIRASYGVTGNQNIPAYSTMDQLGTGSYWNGTSWVSGYGPGLLDYGDAQSRKYYKGFANKDLKWESTRMYNLGTDFSLMDERIHVTADYYDKKTSDLLYKVSIATSTGYDTQWQNVASTSNKGYEFALDANIVKTHDFSWDFGFNISHNKNKVLKVASHTTSPVHLNTPYIEALRGYANWVMVGQPIDEFYGYKTTGIIQTEDQGLAAGLSGAMAQPGEIAYVGYNHGDTAKTTLGSPEPKFFFGLNSTVRYKGFDLEISCNGSYGNKIANFQRFNQGSSKYKRWTPDNPNNEYPSLVTGRAAYFCDLFIEDGSYFKIQNIALGYTFNLKKATWIKNFRLYVNCDNIWTFTKFSGYDPVTGPGSIGDAYVSGTGGLYNGGYPRPRTFTSGINFTF